The following proteins are encoded in a genomic region of Salminus brasiliensis chromosome 17, fSalBra1.hap2, whole genome shotgun sequence:
- the fah gene encoding fumarylacetoacetase codes for MSFIKVEETSDFSHHNLPYGVFSTQDHPRHRIGVAIGDQILDLSVVKHLFNGPVLGKHQDVFEQPTLNAFMGLGYEAWREARRYLQRLLAANESTLRDDAALRSRAFVDQRSAAMHLPAEIGDYTDFYSSRDHATNVGIMFRGKENALMPNWLRLPVGYHGRASSVIVSGTPIRRPHGQMRPDPAKPPVFGASKQLDIELEMAFFVGAGNKLGEPITIEKAHEHIFGMVLMNDWSARDIQAWEYVPLGPFLGKNFGTTISPWVVTMEALMPFVEPNAVQDPEPLPYLCHQDPYTFNINLFVTVKGEGMREAATICKSNFKYMYWTMKQQLAHHTVNGCNVRPGDLLASGTISGPDPGSFGSMLELSWRGSKMIDLGGGESRTFLKDGDEVTLTGYCEGQGYRVGFGQCQGKIIPALQ; via the exons ATGTCGTTCATAAAAGTGGAGGAAACTTCAGACTTCTCCCACCACAACCTGCCTTACGGAGTGTTTTCCACCCAGGACCAT CCTCGGCACAGGATTGGAGTTGCCATAGGAGACCAGATTTTGGACCTCAGTGTCGTTAAACACCTTTTCAATGGGCCTGTACTTGGGAAGCACCAGGACGTGTTTGAGCAG CCAACGCTCAATGCTTTCATGGGCCTGGGCTACGAGGCCTGGAGGGAAGCCAGGAGATACCTGCAGAGGCTGCTGGCCGCAAACGAGTCCACCCTGCGTGACGATGCGGCCTTGAGGAGCAG AGCCTTCGTGGATCAGAGGTCTGCAGCCATGCATCTACCAGCTGAGATAG GAGACTACACCGATTTCTACTCCTCCCGAGACCACGCCACTAACGTTGGCATCATGTTCCGAGGCAAAGAGAATGCCCTGATGCCCAACTG GCTTAGGCTGCCGGTGGGCTATCACGGCCGAGCTTCATCTGTGATAGTGTCAGGAACCCCTATTAGAAGACCTCACGGCCAAATGAGGCCAGACCCAG CCAAGCCACCTGTGTTTGGGGCTTCGAAGCAGCTGGATATTGAGCTGGAAATG gcATTCTTTGTGGGTGCTGGGAACAAGCTGGGTGAGCCAATCACCATAGAGAAAGCCCATGAGCACATTTTCGGCATGGTCCTGATGAACGACTGGAGCG CAAGGGATATCCAGGCGTGGGAGTATGTGCCCTTAGGCCCGTTTTTAGGGAAGAACTTCGGGACCACCATCTCGCCCTGGGTCGTAACCATGGAGGCTCTGATGCCCTTCGTGGAGCCGAATGCAGTGCAG GACCCAGAGCCCCTCCCGTACCTTTGCCACCAAGACCCCTACACCTTCAACATCAACCTCTTTGTCACAGTCAAAG GTGAAGGGATGCGTGAGGCAGCCACCATCTGCAAGTCCAACTTCAAG TATATGTACTGGaccatgaagcagcagctggcCCATCACACAGTGAACGGCTGCAACGTCCGACCGGGAGACCTACTGGCATCCGGCACCATCAGCGGACCG gatccTGGGAGTTTTGGCTCCATGTTGGAGCTCTCATGGAGAGGCTCGAAGATGATTGATCTGGGCGGAGGAGAGAGCAGGACTTTCCTCAAAGACGGGGACGAGGTCACCCTTACAG gttaTTGTGAAGGCCAGGGTTACCGTGTTGGTTTCGGTCAGTGCCAGGGGAAGATCATTCCTGCCCTGCAGTGA